TTTTTACCAGCCCGGGCTGGCGCGGCACGGCAAACTTCTCTTTATACGGCGAGCGAATAACGCCTATCTGCTCGAACTGGAAAGCACTCATTTCGCCGAGACGTTAAGGGCAGAGCCTACGCAAACGGCCTGACGGTAGCAGCCAGGTGTACCGCTGGTCACCTCGCAGCTGTGCAGCAGAACCGCATTGGCCTTCATTTTAGAGGCATTGATCTGCATGCGTTTACGCGCAGTGGGAATATTGGGAGGAGAATCCTGGTTGGTGGCCTGGCAAGAATCGCCGGAGACTTCACCCAGATCGCGGAACGGTTTACCCACTAAATCTTCAGCCTTGGTATAGATCCTTACCGGCGCAGGACGTGGCGCTTTTGGCTTCTCAGGCTCCACTTTTGGCGGGGTTGCTGTGCTTTTAACAGGTTCAACAGGAGATCTGCTTAGCATAGAACAGCCGCTCAGCATCAGTGCTAAAAGACAGATCGGTAAAGCACGCATAATGTTTCCTCAATGAATTATCAAATCGTCAGATATTGAATCAGTTGCCTGCATAAATGACAAGACGGGCTTTCGCCCGTCCTGAATGATATTACACAAAGGTCAGATTACCAGCCTTTAACTGCGCCGCCGTTAAAGACTTTGTTTGCTTCCTGGTAAACTTCATCAGACTGGTAGGCCTGGACGAACTTCTTCACGTTTTCCGCATCTTTGTTGTCTTCGCGGGTAACGATCAGGTTAACGTATGGAGAATCTTTATCTTCTACAAAGATACCGTCTTTCGCTGGGGTCAGGTTGATCTGGCTGGCGTAAGTGGTGTTGATAACCGCCAGGGCGATCTGCGCATCGTCCAGAGAGCGTGGCAGCTGTGGTGCTTCCAGCTCAACAATTTTCAGGTTTTTTGGGTTCTCGGTTACGTCCAGAACGGTTGGCAGCAGGCCAACACCGTCTTTCAGTTTAATCAGACCCACTTTCTGCAGCAGCAGCAGGGAACGGCCAAGGTTAGTTGGGTCGTTAGGTACCGCCACCTGAGAACCGTCCTGCAGCTCTTCTAATGATTTGATTTTTTTGGAGTAGCCTGCGATTGGGTAAACAAAGGTATTACCTACCGCAACCAGCTTGTAGCCACGATCTTTGATCTGCTGATCCAGGTATGGTTTGTGCTGGAAGGCGTTAGCATCGATATCGCCTTTGCTCAGCGCTTCGTTAGGCAGAACGTAGTCGTTGAATGTAACCAATTCAACGTCCAGGCCATACTTCTCTTTCGCCACTTTTGCTGCCGTCTCAGCAACCTGCTGCTCCGCACCGACGATAACGCCTACTTTGATATGGTTTGGATCTTTTTCGTCCTGGCCACAACCTACCAGTGCCAGAGAGCCGATCAGCGCGCCTACCGCAGCAAAGGTCTTAAATTTAAACGCCATGTTTTTATCCTTAACTCGTCGAGTTTGTGTTGTGTAACGTTATTTGTGCGTAACAGCCCGGACGATGCGATCGCCAGAGAATTGAATGAGATAAACCAGTACAACCAGCAGAACCAGCACGGTATTCATGACGGTAGCATTGTAGCCAATGTAACCATACTGATAACCGATCTGACCCAGACCGCCTGCACCGACAGCACCGCCCATCGCAGAGTAACCTACCAGGGTAATCAGCGTGATGGTGGCCGCATTGACCAGACCCGGCAGCGCTTCAGGCAGTAAGACTTTGCGTACGATCTGCATCGGCGTCGCACCCATAGCGCGAGAGGCTTCAATCAGGCCCGACGGGATCTCTAACAGCGCGTTCTCAACCATACGAGCGATAAAGGGTGCTGCGCCCACGGTCAGGGGAACGATAGCGGCCTGCAGGCCGATGGACGTGCCCACAATAACGCGGGTGAATGGAATCATCCAGACCAACAGAATAATGAAGGGAATGGAACGGAAGATGTTCACCAGCGCAGAGAGCGTGCGGTACAGCTTCGCGTTCTCAATAATCTGACCCGGACGGGTAACGTACAGCAGCACGCCCACCGGCAGACCAATGACAAAACCGAAGAAGCCGGATACGAAGGTCATCGCCAGCGTTTCCCATACGCCGCGTGCCAGCAACCACATCATTGCCTCAGACATAACCCAGTACCTCAACTTTTACATGATGCTCTTGCAGCCAGGCGATAGCAGCCTGCGTATCTTCTTGCGTGCCGTGCATTTCAGTCAGCATGATGCCGAACTTGACGCCACCGGCGTAATCCATCTGCGCGCTAATAATGTTGTTATTCACATTGAAACGGCGGGCGGTTTCGGACAGCAGCGGTGCATCCACTGACTTGCCGGTAAACTCCATTCGCAGCATCGGAACACTGTTGGCTTCAGGCTGGCTTTTCAGACGGGCCAGATAGTCTTCCGGGATATCCAGATGCAGGGTGGCCTGAATGAATTGTTGCGCCAGGGGGGTTTTAGGATGAGAGAACACTTCGCTTACGGCGTCTTGCTCAATCAGTTGCCCGTTGCTGATCACCGCCACGCAGTCGCAGATGCGTTTAACCACATCCATCTCGTGTGTAATAAGAAGAATGGTCAGTCCCAGGCGACGGTTAATGTCCTTCAACAGCTCCAGTATCGAGCGGGTAGTTGCGGGATCCAGGGCGCTGGTGGCTTCGTCACAGAGCAGCACTTTCGGGTTGCTGGCCAGGGCACGGGCAATGGCTACACGCTGTTTTTGTCCACCGGATAAGTTCGCCGGGAAGGTATCGTGTTTGTCGCTCAGACCGACCAGATCCAGAAGTTCGGTCACGCGGCGTTTGATTTCGTCTTTTGGCGTATTGTCCAGCTCCAGCGGCAGGGCAACGTTACCAAACACGGTGCGCGAGGAGAGCAGGTTAAAGTGCTGGAAGATCATGCCAATCTGGCGGCGAGCTTTAGTCAGTTCTGATTCGGAAAGGGTAGTCAGCTCCTTGCCATCCACCTGAACGTGACCTTCGGTCGGACGTTCAAGCAGGTTAACGCAACGAATGAGCG
This DNA window, taken from Leclercia adecarboxylata, encodes the following:
- the rcsF gene encoding Rcs stress response system protein RcsF, with product MRALPICLLALMLSGCSMLSRSPVEPVKSTATPPKVEPEKPKAPRPAPVRIYTKAEDLVGKPFRDLGEVSGDSCQATNQDSPPNIPTARKRMQINASKMKANAVLLHSCEVTSGTPGCYRQAVCVGSALNVSAK
- the metQ gene encoding methionine ABC transporter substrate-binding lipoprotein MetQ yields the protein MAFKFKTFAAVGALIGSLALVGCGQDEKDPNHIKVGVIVGAEQQVAETAAKVAKEKYGLDVELVTFNDYVLPNEALSKGDIDANAFQHKPYLDQQIKDRGYKLVAVGNTFVYPIAGYSKKIKSLEELQDGSQVAVPNDPTNLGRSLLLLQKVGLIKLKDGVGLLPTVLDVTENPKNLKIVELEAPQLPRSLDDAQIALAVINTTYASQINLTPAKDGIFVEDKDSPYVNLIVTREDNKDAENVKKFVQAYQSDEVYQEANKVFNGGAVKGW
- a CDS encoding methionine ABC transporter permease MetI, which translates into the protein MSEAMMWLLARGVWETLAMTFVSGFFGFVIGLPVGVLLYVTRPGQIIENAKLYRTLSALVNIFRSIPFIILLVWMIPFTRVIVGTSIGLQAAIVPLTVGAAPFIARMVENALLEIPSGLIEASRAMGATPMQIVRKVLLPEALPGLVNAATITLITLVGYSAMGGAVGAGGLGQIGYQYGYIGYNATVMNTVLVLLVVLVYLIQFSGDRIVRAVTHK
- the metN gene encoding methionine ABC transporter ATP-binding protein MetN produces the protein MIKLSNITKVFQQGNRTIQALNNVSLHVPAGQIYGVIGASGAGKSTLIRCVNLLERPTEGHVQVDGKELTTLSESELTKARRQIGMIFQHFNLLSSRTVFGNVALPLELDNTPKDEIKRRVTELLDLVGLSDKHDTFPANLSGGQKQRVAIARALASNPKVLLCDEATSALDPATTRSILELLKDINRRLGLTILLITHEMDVVKRICDCVAVISNGQLIEQDAVSEVFSHPKTPLAQQFIQATLHLDIPEDYLARLKSQPEANSVPMLRMEFTGKSVDAPLLSETARRFNVNNNIISAQMDYAGGVKFGIMLTEMHGTQEDTQAAIAWLQEHHVKVEVLGYV